From one Coffea eugenioides isolate CCC68of chromosome 11, Ceug_1.0, whole genome shotgun sequence genomic stretch:
- the LOC113752755 gene encoding L-tryptophan--pyruvate aminotransferase 1 has translation MCGKIQDQANATEQDSAAVASEIGGSGTKPNPSSLAPINLDHGDPTAYETYWSKAGERSTITFTGDQSLSYFANAKNLCWFLEPKLEEEIRRLHHVVGNAKVDDHFIIVGNGSSQLIQAALYAVSPSDQPQPTSVVSAAPYYSAYQEVADLLRSGLYKWGGDAYSFNKDEPYIEMVTSPNNPCGMTREPVVNRPQGKIIHDLAYYWPHYTPITSQVDYDIMLFTVSKCTGHAGSRIGWALVRDKDVARKMVDLMVISTIGVSKESQLRAAKILGVISDSCLLDKSPGLENFFEYAQHLMAARWEKLREIVKVNELFSLTEYPSEYCLFTKEFTEARPAFAWMSCKSDHIEDTEKILRGHKILARGGKRFGSDPKYVRISMLSRDQEFNLFLERLSSIHGITSGN, from the exons atgtgCGGCAAAATCCAGGATCAAGCCAACGCCACTGAACAGGACTCAGCTGCTGTTGCCTCTGAAATTGGAGGAAGCGGCACAAAACCAAATCCTTCCTCACTAGCACCTATAAATCTTGATCA CGGTGATCCTACTGCATATGAGACCTACTGGAGTAAGGCAGGTGAAAGGAGCACAATTACATTTACGGGAGATCAGTCCTTGAGTTATTTTGCCAATGCCAAGAACTTGTGCTGGTTTTTGGAGCCAAAACTGGAGGAGGAAATCAGGAGGTTGCATCATGTGGTGGGCAATGCAAAGGTGGATGATCATTTCATCATAGTGGGCAACGGATCAAGTCAGCTTATTCAGGCTGCCCTCTATGCTGTATCCCCTTCTGATCAACCTCAGCCCACAAGTGTGGTTTCAGCCGCTCCTTACTACTCG GCATACCAAGAAGTGGCAGATTTGTTGCGGTCAGGGCTCTACAAATGGGGAGGTGATGCTTACAGTTTTAACAAAGATGAACCGTACATAGAGATGGTAACCTCCCCAAATAACCCTTGTGGGATGACGAGAGAACCGGTCGTGAACCGGCCTCAAGGAAAGATCATCCACGATCTTGCTTATTACTGGCCTCACTACACTCCCATTACCTCTCAAGTTGACTATGATATCATGCTGTTTACTGTTTCCAAATGCACCGGGCATGCTGGTTCAAGAATTGG ATGGGCTCTTGTTAGGGACAAGGACGTGGCAAGAAAGATGGTGGATTTAATGGTGATTAGCACAATTGGGGTTTCTAAAGAATCCCAACTTAGAGCTGCTAAGATTCTGGGAGTCATTTCAGATAGCTGCTTACTGGATAAATCTCCTGGCCTGGAAAACTTCTTTGAATACGCTCAGCATCTCATGGCTGCAAGATGGGAGAAGTTGAGGGAGATTGTGAAAGTGAATGAACTATTTAGTCTAACCGAGTACCCCTCCGAATACTGCCTCTTTACCAAAGAGTTCACTGAAGCTCGTCCTG CTTTTGCATGGATGAGTTGCAAGTCTGATCATATAGAGGACACAGAGAAAATTCTAAGAGGACACAAAATTCTGGCAAGAGGTGGAAAGCGCTTTGGAAGTGATCCAAAGTATGTGAGGATCAGTATGCTAAGTAGGGATCAGGAGTTCAATCTCTTTCTGGAGAGGCTATCTTCTATCCATGGAATTACTAGTGGGAATTGA
- the LOC113751994 gene encoding uncharacterized protein LOC113751994, translating into MIRCWTPALQLAELFVSSLVHMGYGFYIFSTAVAGDASQALSDLLFKPNLDPAPKKEGSNETPNADGLPPIVLVHGIFGFGKGRLGGLSYFGGAEKKDERVLVPDLGSLTSIYDRARELFYYLKGGQVDYGEEHSKACGHSQFGRVYEKGHYPEWDEDHPIHFVGHSAGAQVVRVLQQMLAAKAFKGHENTSENWVLSITALSGAFNGTTRTYIDGMQPEDGRSLKPISLLQLCRIGVIIYDWLDISWLKAYYNFGFDHFNMSRKKIGVRGLIDCLIGNAGPFASEDWILPDLTLQGAIRLNSHLRTYPNTYYFSYATKRTRKFMGITVPSGIFGIHPLFFIRVLQMSQWRLPPDVSPPYKGYRDEDWWDNDGALNIISMTHPRFPVEHPSCQVIKDSDCQPLQPGIWYYKIVEGDHILFIINRERAGVEFDLIYDSIFERCRKHAFRKTPILPDHVQ; encoded by the exons atgattaGGTGCTGGACACCTGCTCTGCAATTGGCAGAGCTATTTGTGAGTTCTTTGGTGCATATGGGGTATGGGTTTTACATATTTAGCACAGCTGTTGCTGGGGATGCCTCACAGGCTCTGAGTGATTTGCTTTTCAAGCCTAATCTTGATCCTGCTCCGAAAAAAGAGGGATCAAATGAAACCCCCAATGCTGATGGCCTTCCTCCCATTGTCTTGGTTCATGGAATTTTTGGCTTTGGCAAAGGG AGACTGGGAGGGCTATCTTATTTTGGTGGGGCAGAGAAGAAAGATGAGAGGGTTCTTGTGCCTGATTTAGGCTCATTGACAAGCATTTATGACAG GGCTCGCGAATTGTTCTATTACTTGAAAGGGGGGCAGGTTGATTATGGGGAAGAACACAGCAAGGCTTGTGGCCACTCCCAATTTGGAAGGGTGTATGAGAAAG GGCACTATCCTGAATGGGATGAGGATCACCCTATTCACTTTGTGGGGCATTCCGCTGGAGCTCAGGTTGTTCGTGTTTTGCAGCAAATGCTGGCAGCAAAG GCATTCAAGGGACATGAAAACACTTCAGAAAACTGGGTTTTGAGCATAACTGCGTTATCTGGAGCATTCAACGGGACAACAAGGACTTACATTGATGGAATGCA ACCAGAAGATGGCAGGTCTTTAAAACCTATCTCTTTGCTTCAGCTGTGCCGCATAGGTGTAATTATTTATGATTGGCTTGATATTTCTTGGCTAAAAGCCTACTACAATTTTGGTTTTGATCACTTCAACATGTCTCGGAAGAAGATTGGCGTTAGGGGTCTTATTGACTGTCTCATAGGAAATGCTGGTCCATTTGCATCAGAAGATTGGATACTTCCAGATCTAACACTTCAAGGGGCTATAAGATTGAACAGCCATTTACGAACATATCCCAATACATACTACTTCAGCTATGCTACCAAACGTACACGCAAATTCATGGGCATTACAGTTCCTTCTGGAATATTTGGCATACATCCTTTATTTTTCATCAGAGTCCTGCAGATGAGCCAATGGCGGCTTCCTCCAGATGTCTCTCCCCCTTATAAAGGCTACAG GGATGAAGATTGGTGGGACAATGATGGAGCACTCAACATTATATCCATGACACACCCTCGTTTTCCAGTTGAACACCCAAGCTGCCAGGTTATAAAGGATTCTGATTGCCAACCCTTGCAGCCAGGCATTTG GTATTATAAGATCGTGGAAGGCGATCACATTCTTTTTATCATCAACCGGGAAAGGGCTGGAGttgaatttgatttgatatatgACAGCATCTTCGAACGCTGCAGAAAGCATGCATTTAGGAAAACTCCCATCTTGCCGGACCATGTACAGTAG